A single genomic interval of Camelina sativa cultivar DH55 chromosome 11, Cs, whole genome shotgun sequence harbors:
- the LOC104723904 gene encoding ethylene-responsive transcription factor-like protein At4g13040 isoform X2, producing MVSLRRRRLLGLCCGPNGYVTPLPFLTAEEMITGIPNPNAKAAYSLGLAETVSEPKEEKMPIEEAGRRTRSKHMHFSFDYSDMSPVDSDSISPKYQPLKRRKRHKRKQVHNQEPCLMRGVYYKNMKWQAAIKVEKRQIHLGTFSSQEEAARLYDRAAFMCGREPNFALSEEDKRELKQQSWEEFLAYTRRTITNKKPKRRIEHEDKEINVSMLRCPPEEEEEEEQE from the exons ATGGTGAGCTTACGGAGGCGTAGGCTACTGGGTCTCTGTTGTG gACCAAATGGTTATGTGACACCGCTTCCTTTTCTAACTGCCGAGGAGATGATCACTGGGATTCCAAATCCTAATGCCAAAGCAGCCTATAGTCTCGGACTAGCAGAAACGGTTAGCGAGCCTAAAGAGGAG AAAATGCCTATTGAAGAAGCTGGTCGAAGAACTCGGTCGAAACATATGCATTTCAGTTTTGATTACTCAGATATGTCTCCGGTTGATTCTGATTCCATCTCACCAAAAT ACCAGCCGCTGAAACGAAGAAAGCggcataaaagaaaacaagtacATAACCAAGAACCATGTTTAATGAGAGGAGTCTACTACAAGAACATGAAATGGCAAGCCGCCATTAAAGTCGAGAAGAGACAAATCCACTTGGGTACATTCTCTTCTCAAGAAGAGGCTGCTCGTTTATACGATAG GGCTGCTTTCATGTGTGGAAGGGAACCAAACTTTGCGCTATCGGAAGAAGATAAACGAGAACTCAAACAGCAAAGCTGGGAAGAGTTCTTGGCTTACACACGCCGAACAATTACTAACAAAA AACCAAAGAGAAGGATAGAACATGAGGATAAGGAGATCAATGTAAGCATGTTACGTTGTCctcctgaagaagaagaagaagaagaacaagaatag
- the LOC104723904 gene encoding ethylene-responsive transcription factor-like protein At4g13040 isoform X1: MVSLRRRRLLGLCCGPNGYVTPLPFLTAEEMITGIPNPNAKAAYSLGLAETVSEPKEEKMPIEEAGRRTRSKHMHFSFDYSDMSPVDSDSISPKCEQYICVPDQPLKRRKRHKRKQVHNQEPCLMRGVYYKNMKWQAAIKVEKRQIHLGTFSSQEEAARLYDRAAFMCGREPNFALSEEDKRELKQQSWEEFLAYTRRTITNKKPKRRIEHEDKEINVSMLRCPPEEEEEEEQE; the protein is encoded by the exons ATGGTGAGCTTACGGAGGCGTAGGCTACTGGGTCTCTGTTGTG gACCAAATGGTTATGTGACACCGCTTCCTTTTCTAACTGCCGAGGAGATGATCACTGGGATTCCAAATCCTAATGCCAAAGCAGCCTATAGTCTCGGACTAGCAGAAACGGTTAGCGAGCCTAAAGAGGAG AAAATGCCTATTGAAGAAGCTGGTCGAAGAACTCGGTCGAAACATATGCATTTCAGTTTTGATTACTCAGATATGTCTCCGGTTGATTCTGATTCCATCTCACCAAAATGTGAGCAGTATATATGTGTTCCAG ACCAGCCGCTGAAACGAAGAAAGCggcataaaagaaaacaagtacATAACCAAGAACCATGTTTAATGAGAGGAGTCTACTACAAGAACATGAAATGGCAAGCCGCCATTAAAGTCGAGAAGAGACAAATCCACTTGGGTACATTCTCTTCTCAAGAAGAGGCTGCTCGTTTATACGATAG GGCTGCTTTCATGTGTGGAAGGGAACCAAACTTTGCGCTATCGGAAGAAGATAAACGAGAACTCAAACAGCAAAGCTGGGAAGAGTTCTTGGCTTACACACGCCGAACAATTACTAACAAAA AACCAAAGAGAAGGATAGAACATGAGGATAAGGAGATCAATGTAAGCATGTTACGTTGTCctcctgaagaagaagaagaagaagaacaagaatag